The Rhodopirellula bahusiensis genome has a window encoding:
- a CDS encoding arylsulfatase, translating into MAFALVALGLPGWSIADDRPNIVVIMVDDMGFSDIGPYGSEIPTPHLDALAANGAKFSQFYNTGRCCPTRAALLTGLYSHQTGIGWMTTDQKLEGYRGRLNDQCVTIGEVLGQAGYFTAMTGKWHVGFKQGVTPWGRGFDRSLNLPAGGLHFSNQTGSKGGTKLFLNGQEVAKDDPQFDPPWYGSDLWTEQGIEFIDEAIAEDKPFFWYLAHVAPHFPCMAPEATIAKYRGKYMHGWDKLREERYARQVESGLVDEIWSLEPRPEQIPAWDSLSQEEKERYDDMMAIYAAMIEEIDRNIGKLVAALESRGKLDNTLILFLSDNGGNAEAGVSGRYEGHAPGDPHSDVFIGRCWAHLNNTPFRKYKHYNHEGGIATPLIAHWPAKIQPATDQKTWIKTPTHVIDLMATCVDLAKAEYPTRFNGNEIHPLEGQSLQPLLTGVGEFAERALYWEHEGNAAVRAGNRKLVRQGARGEWELFDLGADRTEQVDLATANPDEVSNLQKQWRQWAKSHQVLPKPTKKKKKK; encoded by the coding sequence ATGGCTTTCGCGCTTGTGGCGTTGGGGCTGCCTGGATGGTCCATTGCGGACGATCGTCCGAACATCGTGGTGATCATGGTGGATGACATGGGCTTTTCGGATATTGGTCCGTATGGCAGCGAGATTCCAACGCCGCACTTGGATGCGTTGGCTGCAAATGGTGCCAAGTTCTCTCAGTTCTACAACACTGGGCGTTGTTGTCCGACGCGAGCCGCTTTGCTCACTGGGCTGTACTCTCACCAAACCGGAATTGGTTGGATGACAACGGACCAAAAGCTCGAGGGCTATCGAGGTCGGCTCAATGATCAATGCGTTACGATTGGCGAAGTTCTTGGGCAAGCCGGCTACTTCACCGCGATGACGGGAAAGTGGCATGTTGGTTTCAAGCAGGGTGTGACTCCTTGGGGGAGAGGCTTTGATCGGAGTTTGAACTTGCCTGCCGGTGGATTGCACTTTTCCAATCAAACCGGATCCAAGGGAGGAACCAAGCTCTTTCTCAATGGGCAAGAGGTTGCCAAGGATGATCCGCAATTCGATCCACCGTGGTACGGATCCGACCTGTGGACGGAACAAGGAATCGAGTTCATTGACGAAGCGATCGCGGAAGACAAACCGTTTTTCTGGTACCTCGCCCATGTCGCTCCCCATTTCCCTTGCATGGCACCGGAAGCAACGATCGCGAAGTATCGCGGCAAGTACATGCATGGTTGGGACAAATTGCGAGAGGAACGATACGCTCGTCAGGTTGAATCCGGGTTGGTTGACGAGATCTGGAGCTTGGAACCTCGGCCGGAACAAATTCCCGCGTGGGATTCATTATCGCAAGAAGAGAAAGAACGCTACGACGACATGATGGCGATCTATGCGGCGATGATCGAAGAGATCGACAGGAACATTGGGAAGCTGGTGGCTGCGTTGGAGAGCCGAGGAAAACTTGACAACACATTGATTCTGTTCTTGTCTGACAACGGCGGCAACGCGGAGGCTGGCGTTAGCGGCCGATACGAAGGCCACGCCCCAGGAGACCCGCATTCGGACGTCTTCATCGGCCGTTGCTGGGCTCACTTGAACAATACTCCCTTTCGCAAGTACAAGCACTACAACCACGAAGGCGGCATCGCGACGCCGTTGATTGCGCATTGGCCAGCCAAAATTCAGCCTGCAACTGACCAGAAGACTTGGATCAAAACGCCCACCCATGTCATTGATCTGATGGCGACGTGTGTCGATTTGGCGAAGGCGGAGTATCCGACACGTTTCAATGGAAACGAAATTCACCCGCTTGAAGGTCAAAGTCTTCAGCCATTGCTGACTGGCGTGGGCGAATTCGCGGAGCGAGCGTTGTACTGGGAACACGAAGGAAATGCCGCAGTCCGAGCCGGCAACCGCAAGTTGGTTCGGCAAGGCGCGCGAGGAGAATGGGAGTTGTTCGATCTAGGTGCCGATCGAACCGAGCAAGTCGATCTTGCCACTGCAAACCCTGACGAAGTTTCGAACCTGCAAAAGCAATGGCGGCAATGGGCGAAGAGTCACCAAGTGCTCCCGAAGCCGACGAAGAAGAAAAAGAAGAAGTAG
- a CDS encoding dipeptide epimerase, which yields MNRGRRVLLQGLGAGALATALPTTIGTAQEAAPVPNSTTDLIRNGKMKLSFRPYELQLKHTFTVAGNSRDTTPVVLTEIQYEGLTGYGEASLPPYLGESQQSVMQFLSKVKLEQFDDPFLLDEILAYVDSIEEGNRAAKACVDIALHDLIGKLVDQPLHKLWGINPANTPVTSFTIGIDTPEVVKMKTEEAARFKVLKVKLGGGNDREMIETVRSVTDVPIYVDVNQGWTDKHQALDVTHWLAEQRVEFVEQPLPKTAVDDLAWLTSKSPLPIIADEAFQRLGDVADFQGVYSGINIKLMKSTGLREAQKMITVARALDMKVMMGCMTETSCAVSAAAQLSPLVDWADLDGNLLISNDLYEGVQVIDGKLTLNNLPGIGIRKRTV from the coding sequence ATGAATCGAGGAAGAAGAGTCCTTCTCCAAGGCTTGGGAGCAGGTGCTTTGGCGACCGCACTACCAACAACCATCGGCACGGCACAAGAAGCCGCCCCGGTCCCCAACTCAACGACCGATCTGATTCGAAACGGCAAAATGAAGCTGAGCTTCCGTCCGTACGAACTGCAACTCAAACACACTTTCACCGTCGCCGGAAACTCACGCGATACCACGCCAGTCGTTTTGACTGAGATTCAGTACGAAGGGCTCACTGGCTACGGAGAAGCCTCCCTGCCGCCGTATTTGGGCGAGTCGCAACAGTCAGTGATGCAGTTTCTGAGCAAGGTCAAACTGGAGCAGTTTGACGATCCGTTTCTGCTCGATGAGATCCTCGCCTACGTCGACTCGATCGAAGAAGGCAACCGTGCGGCGAAAGCCTGCGTCGACATCGCGCTGCACGATCTGATCGGAAAGCTGGTCGATCAGCCGCTTCACAAGCTGTGGGGAATCAATCCAGCAAACACGCCTGTTACCTCGTTCACGATTGGCATCGACACACCCGAAGTGGTGAAGATGAAGACCGAGGAGGCGGCTCGCTTCAAAGTCCTGAAAGTCAAACTGGGCGGAGGCAACGATCGCGAAATGATCGAGACAGTGCGGTCGGTGACCGATGTGCCGATCTATGTCGACGTCAATCAAGGCTGGACCGACAAGCACCAGGCGTTGGACGTGACGCACTGGCTGGCCGAACAGCGCGTCGAATTTGTAGAACAACCACTTCCGAAAACGGCCGTCGATGATTTGGCTTGGTTGACCTCCAAAAGCCCGCTCCCGATCATCGCCGACGAAGCGTTTCAACGCCTCGGCGACGTAGCCGATTTCCAAGGCGTGTACTCCGGGATCAACATCAAACTGATGAAGAGCACCGGACTGAGAGAAGCACAAAAGATGATCACCGTGGCCCGAGCGTTGGACATGAAGGTGATGATGGGATGCATGACCGAAACCTCCTGCGCCGTCTCTGCCGCCGCCCAACTATCGCCACTCGTCGACTGGGCCGACCTCGATGGCAACCTCCTGATCAGCAACGATCTCTACGAAGGAGTCCAAGTCATCGACGGCAAACTGACCCTTAACAACCTCCCCGGAATCGGTATTCGAAAACGAACGGTGTGA
- a CDS encoding C40 family peptidase yields MESLRVTHAPDQRIQWWDVHVEKGESGWRIHGSLSSEETYAAVKQAFEQHPEVDNQLVLLPEDGTGTLVNALVNNSVIHLRREPSSKTELVTQALLGTPIRVLKTERGKCLIQVPDGYIGWVNSAEVHRVDQEQLKSYRDAEKVIFTAQSGLAYSAPDATSMPMSDLVIGNMVCKVSEQSGYTQIQYPDGRIGWVDSGQLCPADAIFFQKALRNNLVATARKFHGIPYLWGGMSSKNIDCSGLICNVYFMNGIQLPRDSNMQSQIGREVTTEFVSDDLEPGDLLFFGRKATSESKERVTHVAMYIGNDEFIHSAGYRERVSINSMDSSQPNFIDSYPTIFVRAVRIIGEDPNGFRPIPENDFYNAIIRSTE; encoded by the coding sequence GTGGAATCCCTCCGCGTGACGCATGCACCCGATCAGCGAATTCAGTGGTGGGATGTTCACGTCGAGAAAGGTGAATCCGGCTGGCGTATTCACGGGAGTCTCTCCAGCGAAGAAACATATGCCGCTGTGAAGCAAGCCTTCGAGCAGCACCCGGAGGTGGACAACCAACTCGTCCTCCTCCCGGAAGACGGAACAGGAACGCTGGTCAATGCGTTGGTCAACAATTCCGTCATCCACCTGCGCAGAGAACCCAGCAGCAAAACCGAACTGGTCACCCAAGCTCTTCTTGGAACTCCAATCCGCGTTCTCAAAACCGAGCGTGGAAAGTGTCTTATCCAAGTTCCTGACGGATACATCGGTTGGGTCAATTCGGCCGAAGTCCATCGTGTCGATCAAGAGCAACTCAAATCTTACCGCGACGCAGAAAAAGTCATCTTCACTGCCCAATCGGGGCTGGCCTACAGTGCTCCAGACGCGACGTCGATGCCGATGTCGGATCTGGTGATCGGGAACATGGTCTGCAAAGTCTCCGAACAGTCCGGCTACACTCAGATTCAATACCCCGATGGACGAATTGGCTGGGTCGATAGCGGCCAACTCTGCCCGGCCGACGCGATCTTCTTCCAGAAAGCCCTGCGAAACAACCTTGTTGCAACCGCTCGAAAGTTTCACGGCATCCCTTACCTGTGGGGAGGTATGTCGTCCAAGAACATCGACTGCAGTGGACTGATTTGCAACGTGTACTTCATGAACGGAATCCAACTGCCCAGAGACTCCAACATGCAGTCCCAAATTGGCCGAGAAGTGACAACGGAGTTTGTTTCCGACGACTTGGAACCGGGCGACCTTCTGTTCTTCGGCAGAAAAGCAACGTCCGAATCGAAAGAGCGTGTCACTCACGTCGCAATGTACATCGGGAATGATGAATTCATCCATTCGGCGGGCTACCGAGAGCGGGTGAGCATCAACAGCATGGACAGCAGCCAACCCAACTTCATCGACAGCTATCCCACGATCTTCGTCAGAGCGGTCAGAATCATCGGCGAAGATCCCAATGGCTTCCGTCCCATCCCCGAGAACGACTTTTACAACGCAATCATCAGGAGCACGGAATGA
- a CDS encoding DUF1569 domain-containing protein, with product MTKISKRSLGFHSGDEVIAEIKRLQEGGYVQNKNWNLTQICEHLDVIMTGGMEGFGFRLPRILRATVMKWMIARMLRQRKMSSAPTLDRLKPKSPDGPDDPGVIDHCIETIHRAKAFDGSMKDYPFIDDMTPEMWRQFMWVHAAHHLGFLAPR from the coding sequence ATGACCAAGATCTCCAAACGATCCCTCGGTTTTCATTCTGGCGATGAAGTCATCGCCGAGATCAAGCGATTGCAGGAGGGAGGCTATGTTCAGAACAAGAATTGGAATCTGACACAGATCTGCGAGCATCTCGATGTCATCATGACCGGTGGCATGGAAGGGTTTGGGTTTCGGTTGCCGCGAATTCTTCGCGCGACGGTGATGAAATGGATGATCGCTCGAATGTTGCGACAGCGAAAAATGTCGAGCGCACCAACATTGGATCGATTGAAACCAAAGTCACCGGATGGACCCGACGATCCCGGTGTCATCGATCACTGCATCGAGACGATTCATCGGGCGAAAGCCTTTGACGGGTCCATGAAAGACTATCCGTTCATCGACGACATGACGCCGGAGATGTGGCGTCAGTTCATGTGGGTGCACGCGGCCCATCACCTTGGGTTTTTGGCACCCAGGTGA
- a CDS encoding arylsulfatase, whose protein sequence is MRLASVFPSCFALLTSLFLIGFATSPSSSAADAKRPNIVFILADDLGYGDLGCYGQELIQTPRLDQMAAEGMRFTDFYAGSTVCAPSRSVLMTGMHMGHTHVRGNAGGPDMSIQSLRDEDVTVAEVLQTAGYSTALCGKWGLGDEATGGRQGLPRKQGFDHFYGYLNQVHAHNYYPEFLWRNETKVALRNEVKRRDRSYGGFTGGWATKRIDYSHDLIADEAITFIREEAKDSANDPFFLYLSLTIPHANNEGSGMTGNGQEVPDLGIYADKDWSDQDKGQAAMITRMDSDVGRILDLLKELQIDEQTVVMFSSDNGPHNEGGHNPKKFDPAGPLRGMKRALTEGGIRVPLIVRWPGTTPPRTVSDHVGYFGDLMATTAELAGTDFPEDTDSISFAPTIVGKPEAQQTHDYLYWEFYEQGGRQAVRRGDWKAIRQPWMTGPTQLYDLKADIGETTNLASDHPEIVKELETLMEKAHVPHPNWQVRVPASKR, encoded by the coding sequence ATGCGATTGGCTTCTGTCTTCCCATCTTGCTTCGCACTCCTGACGTCACTCTTCCTGATTGGATTCGCAACATCACCATCCAGTTCTGCAGCGGATGCTAAACGGCCCAACATCGTGTTCATTCTGGCCGATGACCTCGGCTACGGTGACCTGGGTTGCTATGGACAAGAACTGATCCAAACTCCACGCCTGGATCAAATGGCCGCCGAAGGCATGCGGTTCACAGATTTCTACGCCGGCAGCACCGTGTGCGCTCCTTCACGCAGCGTGTTGATGACCGGAATGCACATGGGACACACTCACGTTCGCGGAAACGCGGGCGGACCGGACATGTCGATTCAATCGCTCCGCGACGAAGACGTGACCGTCGCCGAGGTGCTCCAGACCGCAGGGTACTCCACCGCCTTGTGCGGCAAGTGGGGACTGGGAGACGAAGCCACGGGCGGCCGACAAGGCCTGCCTCGCAAACAAGGGTTCGACCACTTCTACGGTTACCTCAATCAAGTGCACGCCCACAACTATTACCCCGAATTCCTGTGGCGAAACGAAACCAAGGTCGCACTGCGGAACGAAGTCAAACGACGCGATCGTTCCTACGGCGGCTTCACCGGTGGTTGGGCGACCAAGCGAATCGATTACTCTCACGATTTGATTGCGGACGAAGCCATCACATTCATTCGCGAAGAAGCCAAGGACTCCGCCAACGATCCGTTCTTCCTGTACTTGTCGCTCACGATCCCGCATGCGAACAACGAGGGATCGGGCATGACTGGCAACGGACAAGAAGTTCCCGACCTCGGAATCTACGCCGACAAAGATTGGAGCGATCAAGACAAAGGCCAAGCCGCGATGATCACGCGGATGGATTCGGACGTCGGACGCATTCTCGATCTGCTCAAAGAACTGCAGATCGATGAACAAACCGTCGTGATGTTCTCCAGCGACAACGGCCCACACAACGAAGGCGGCCACAATCCTAAAAAGTTCGATCCAGCCGGACCGCTCCGCGGCATGAAACGAGCCCTGACTGAAGGCGGAATTCGCGTTCCATTGATTGTTCGCTGGCCCGGTACCACTCCGCCCAGAACAGTCTCCGATCATGTCGGCTACTTCGGCGACCTGATGGCGACCACCGCGGAACTCGCTGGGACAGATTTCCCTGAAGACACGGATTCCATCAGCTTCGCACCAACGATCGTTGGCAAACCGGAAGCCCAACAAACGCACGATTACCTGTACTGGGAATTCTACGAACAAGGTGGCCGACAAGCGGTTCGACGTGGCGACTGGAAAGCCATCCGCCAACCTTGGATGACTGGCCCAACTCAGTTGTATGATTTGAAAGCCGACATCGGCGAAACGACCAACTTGGCCAGCGACCATCCCGAGATCGTGAAGGAACTTGAGACGCTGATGGAAAAGGCTCACGTGCCCCATCCCAACTGGCAAGTTCGGGTCCCAGCATCCAAACGCTAA